Proteins from a single region of Ziziphus jujuba cultivar Dongzao chromosome 1, ASM3175591v1:
- the LOC107426850 gene encoding CBL-interacting serine/threonine-protein kinase 6 (The RefSeq protein has 2 substitutions compared to this genomic sequence) has protein sequence MAEKGNNRDQNSTLLHGKYELGRLLGHGTFAKVYHAKNLQSGKSVAMKVVGKEKVIKVGMMEQIKREISVMKMVKHPHTVDLHEVMASKSKIYFAMELVRGGELFSKIARGRLREDVARVYFQQLISAIDFCHSRGVYHRDLKPENLLLDDDGNLKVTDFGLSAFAEHLKPDGLLHTTCGTPAYVAPEVIGKKGYDGSKADLWSCGVILYVLLAGFLPFQDDNLVAMYRKIYRGDFECPPWFSPEARRLVTKLLDPNPSSRITISKVMDSSWFKKSVPKTVRTKEDQEYEENCEKAAKQPETLNAFHIISLSEGFDLSPLFEEKKREEKEELRFATTRPASSVISRLEEVAKAMKFSVKKSESTVRLQGQECGRKGKLAIAAEIFAVTPSVLVVEVKKDNGDTLEYNQFCSKELRPALKDIVWTSPAEINSTPA, from the coding sequence ATGGCCGAAAAGGGTAATAACAGAGACCAGAACTCAACGTTGCTCCATGGCAAGTACGAGCTGGGCCGACTATTGGGCCACGGCACTTTCGCCAAGGTCTACCACGCAAAGAACTTGCAGAGTGGGAAAAGCGTGGCCATGAAAGTGGTGGGTAAGGAAAAAGTTATCAAAGTCGGTATGATGGAACAAATCAAAAGGGAGATTTCGGTGATGAAAATGGTGAAGCATCCCCACATCGTGGACCTCCACGAGGTCATGGCCAGCAAATCCAAGATCTACTTCGCTATGGAACTCGTCCGTGGCGGCGAGCTCTTCTCCAAGATAGCCAGAGGTCGGTTGAGGGAGGACGTCGCCCGAGTCTATTTCCAGCAGCTGATTTCCGCCATCGATTTCTGCCATAGCCGAGGAGTATACCACCGCGATCTCAAACCCGAAAATCTCCTCCTCGACGACGATGGCAATCTCAAAGTCACCGATTTCGGGCTCAGTGCCTTCGCCGAGCATCTGAAACCGGACGGCTTGTTGCATACCACTTGCGGTACTCCTGCGTATGTCGCCCCCGAAGTGATTGGGAAAAAGGGCTACGACGGCTCCAAGGCCGATCTTTGGTCTTGTGGGGTTATCCTCTATGTTCTTCTCGCTGGGTTTCTTCCATTTCAGGACGATAATTTGGTAGCCATGTACAGGAAGATTTACAGGGGTGATTTCAAATGCCCACCATGGTTTTCCCCTGAAGCTCGAAGGCTCGTTACCAAGCTTCTCGATCCAAATCCCAGCTCGAGAATTACCATTTCCAAGGTCATGGACTCGTCCTGGTTTAAGAAATCGGTGCCGAAAACTGTGAGAACAAAGGAAGACCAAGAATACGAAGAGAACTGCGAGAAAGCGGCTAAGCAACCCGAGACGCTGAATGCCTTCCACATAATATCGTTGTCTGAGGGGTTCGATTTGTCGCCGCTGTTCGAGGAGAAGAAGAGGGAGGAGAAAGAGGAGCTGAGGTTCGCGACGACGAGGCCGGCGAGCAGCGTGATATCGAGACTGGAGGAGGTTGCCAAGGCGATGAAGTTCAGCGTGAAGAAGAGCGAGTCCACAGTGAGGCTGCAGGGACAGGAGTGTGGGAGAAAAGGGAAGCTTGCTATAGCTGCTGAGATATTTGCCGTGACGCCGTCGGTTTTGGTTGTGGAGGTGAAGAAGGACAATGGTGATACGTTGGAGTACAATCAATTCTGCAGCAAGGAACTCCGGCCGGCGCTTAAAGACATTGTTTGGACATCTCCGGCCGAGATTAATTCAACTCCTGCTTAA